The genomic stretch TAGTAGCATTCCGGGTGGCGGTTTCTTTTTCGGGTGCGGAAAGCGCATCCGCGCTTTCCTTGCGGCACCGGCCGGACGGATGTCCGGCACGCACGCAAACGGAAAAATATAATGGCCCGCTCCGGCAAGGATCGCGAAACGCGGGTTCGCACCGCGAAGAAGCGAACGGCGAGTTCGACCCGCTGGCTACAGCGCCAGCTCAACGATCCCTACGTCAAGCAAGCAAAGGCCGAAGGATATCGCAGCCGCGCGGCCTACAAGCTGATCGAGCTGGATGAGAAATACGGGTTGCTGAATGGCGTAACCCGCGTCGTCGATCTCGGTATCGCGCCCGGCGGCTGGAGCCAGGTCGTACGCAAGCGCAAGCCCAAAGCTCTGATCGTGGGCATCGACCTGCTCGAAGTGGAGCCGATCGAGGGCGTCGAAATCTTCCAGATGGACTTCATGGACGACGATGCGCCGCGCGTGCTGGAAGAGGCACTGGGAGGCAAGGCCGAGCTGGTGATGAGCGACATGGCCGCCAATACCGTAGGCCACAAACAGACCGATCACCTGCGCACCATGGGCCTGGTCGAAGCCGGCGCCTGGTTCGCGATCGAAAACCTCGCGCTAGGCGGGACCTATCTTGCCAAAGTCCTCGCGGGCGGGACCGACAACGACCTGCTCACCTTGCTCAAGAAGCACTTCAAGACGGTGAAGCATGCAAAGCCTCCCGCCAGCCGCAAGGGTTCCAGTGAGTG from Qipengyuania profundimaris encodes the following:
- a CDS encoding RlmE family RNA methyltransferase — encoded protein: MARSGKDRETRVRTAKKRTASSTRWLQRQLNDPYVKQAKAEGYRSRAAYKLIELDEKYGLLNGVTRVVDLGIAPGGWSQVVRKRKPKALIVGIDLLEVEPIEGVEIFQMDFMDDDAPRVLEEALGGKAELVMSDMAANTVGHKQTDHLRTMGLVEAGAWFAIENLALGGTYLAKVLAGGTDNDLLTLLKKHFKTVKHAKPPASRKGSSEWYVIAQGFKG